One Pagrus major chromosome 11, Pma_NU_1.0 genomic region harbors:
- the malt2 gene encoding MALT paracaspase 2, translated as MEEGRMSIGTLSEDVLNKLSQMLDNSACGWRQLANAVSEQPKFRCSERELTSCSLQVLSAAGSPGRALLAWLADRSCSLDFLLHCLRKMDHKEAVQYLTTTVAELIQITVQPQSQQATVGSRVVLTCRASGPPGLCYQWFRGKEEIIDATGSTPELVLCPLAPIHQGHYICRVNHGENCIFSQWAQVCVVHSAGCSSSLFPGSLSGLLITHQPQSQAASEGDTLLLESNAEANPPAQYEWYHNMVPMKEHKTRSLKITCVTTAHRGQYRCKVFNLYHEAWTDAATVTIGPSSITEASWVEVDRGLDSQEVHRSTCGPGVNPLQQMVNPPPSDKNFHATDKVALLIGNMNYRYHTQLCAPIADVHELTNLLRQMDFKVVSLLDLNWQEMHSAVTEFLLLLDKGVYGLLYFAGHGYENYGNSFMVPIDAPFSYTSEHCLCVQNILTRMQEKKTGLNVFLLDMCRKRNPHDDIIVQPGLIKVTANIVFGYATCVDAEAYEVKREDVSNGIFISFLKRRVCEDEKVTVMLDRVAEDMGRCAITRGRQALELRSNLSERRSLTDAIQTSDHCSESYSARNLQWAVAHVLPQSLCLQFDCGVKVQLGFAAEFSNVMVIYTRILEKPKEIVSCCAQLTDFPEDVDIDLKKSNQETLLEAGSLLLIKENLPSPEVPSLYTRIRSLQRLKTELTFTACLHYTYSNMDEEVQERQTVTVGKPLVSKLNLHEPRVPRACSGSSSFSLDSFSVAEGSSFASVGSTSSAWSYYAQTARESSSTDSPTTPRTANIPEETDSPELLDAPKSLVASKSLPHSQVNDTNYKFSDMYNFHSC; from the exons TGAGAGGGAGCTGACCAGCTGCTCACTCCAGGTGCTTAGCGCTGCAGGCAGCCCAGGACGCGCCCTCCTGGCTTGGCTAGCTGATCGTTCCTGCTCCCTGGACTTCCTGCTTCACTGCCTGAGGAAGATGGACCACAAGGAAGCTGTGCAGTACCTCACCACAACAG tggCAGAGCTGATCCAGATCACCGTGCAGCCACAGTCCCAGCAGGCCACAGTGGGTAGCAGGGTGGTGTTGACCTGCAGAGCCTCTGGTCCCCCTGGACTCTGCTACCAGTGGTTCAGAGGCAAAGAGGAG ATTATTGATGCGACTGGGAGTACACCAGAGCTGGTCCTATGTCCTTTAGCCCCGATCCACCAAGGTCACTATATCTGTAGGGTGAATCATGGAGAAAACTGCATCTTCTCTCAGTGGGCTCAAGTTTGTGTCGTCCACTCTGCAG gctgcagcagcagtctgtttCCAGGCTCACTGAGTGGCCTGCTTATTACCCATCAGCCTCAGTCTCAAGCAGCGTCTGAGGGAGACACGTTGCTCCTGGAGAGCAATGCGGAGGCAAACCCTCCTGCGCAGTACGAGTGGTACCACAACATGGTGCCCATGAAAGAACACAAGACACGTTCACTCAAG ATCACATGTGTGACCACAGCACACAGAGGACAGTACAGATGCAAGGTGTTCAATCTGTATCACGAGGCATGGACAGACGCAGCAACAGTCACCATCG GTCCCAGTTCCATCACTGAAGCCTCGTGGGTAGAAGTTGATCGTGGTCTag ACTCACAGGAAGTACACAGGTCAACCTGCGGACCAGGAGTAAATCCGCTACAACAGATGGTCAATCCGCCCCCATCAGACAAGAATTTCCATG CAACAGACAAAGTAGCTCTCCTGATTGGCAACATGAACTACCGCTACCACACTCAGCTGTGTGCACCCATTGCTGACGTCCACGAGTTGACCAACCTACTCAGACAGATGGACTTCAAGGTGGTTTCCCTACTCGATCTCAACTGGCAGGAGATGCACAGCGCTGTTACAGAGTTCCTTTTGCTGCTTGACAAAGGAGTCTATG GCTTGCTGTACTTTGCTGGTCATGGTTATGAGAATTATGGCAACAGCTTCATGGTTCCCATCGATGCACCGTTCTCCTACACatcagaacactgtttgtgtgtacagAATATACTGACCAGGATGCAGGAGAAAAAGACTGGACTAAACGTATTTCTGCTGGACATGTGTCGCAAAAG AAACCCACATGATGATATCATTGTACAACCAGGACTGATCAAAGTGACAGCAAACATAGTTTTTGGCTATGCCAC ATGCGTTGATGCGGAGGCGTACGAAGTGAAGAGGGAAGACGTGTCAAATGGCATTTTCATAAGCTTCCTCAAACGGCGTGTGTGTGAAGATGAGAAGGTCACAGTCATGCTTGACAGAGTGGCTGAAG ACATGGGTCGCTGTGCGATCACACGAGGGAGGCAGGCCCTGGAGCTGCGCAGTAATCTGTCTGAAAGACGTTCCCTTACTGACGCCATACAGACTTCTGACCACTGCTCTGAGTCCTATTCGGCCAGAAACCTGCAGTGGGCTGTTGCTCATG TTCTACCGCAGAGTCTTTGCCTGCAGTTTGACTGTGGTGTAAAGGTTCAGCTTGGGTTTGCGGCCGAGTTCTCCAACGTCATGGTCATATATACTCGCATACTTGAGAAGCCCAAAGAAATTGTCTCCTGTTGTGCTCAGCTTACTGACTTCCCTGAG GATGTGGACATTGATTTGAAGAAGAGTAACCAGGAGACTCTGCTTGAAGCGGGCAGTTTGTTATTGATCAAGGAAAATCTTCCTTCACCTGAGGTTCCTAGTCTCTACACACGCATCCGGAGCCTGCAGAGACTCAAG ACGGAGCTGACATTCACCGCCTGCCTTCATTATACCTATTCCAACATGGATGAAGAAGTGCAGGAAAGGCAAACGGTGACAGTTGGTAAACCACTGGTCTCTAAACTCAATCTGCATGAACCACGAGTGCCGCGTGCCTGCTCTGGCTCCTCATCCTTCAGCCTTGACTCCTTCAGCGTTGCCGAGGGCTCTTCCTTTGCCTCTGTTGGTTCAACCTCAAGTGCTTGGTCATATTATGCACAAACTGCCAGAGAATCTTCCAGCACTGATTCTCCAACTACACCCAGAACTGCCAATATACCAGAGGAGACTGACAGTCCTGAATTACTTGATGCCCCTAAATCCCTTGTTGCCAGCAAAAGCTTGCCCCACAGCCAAGTAAATGACACAAACTACAAATTTAGTGACATGTACAATTTTCATTCTTGCTAA